In the Vitis vinifera cultivar Pinot Noir 40024 chromosome 2, ASM3070453v1 genome, one interval contains:
- the LOC100247003 gene encoding phospholipase A1-Ibeta2, chloroplastic: MQIGATLPAQNLHLFQARRASFKCSGSPLNPLTKRPPSAKPLQRVANIEMTRLHLSNLEKLLQKQEQPPLSQPVEKISSDGLPENKGRGLLEGLSLARLWPEMKATEEMSPRHMNRLQRLLSKSQEYSPRNTLGGRWREYHGSKDWSGMLDPLDENLRREVVRYGEFVQAAYHSFHSNPAMSAEEPPLPRHVTLPDRAYRVTKSLYATSSVGLPDWVDDVAPDLGWMTQRSSWMGYVAVCEDRREIARMGRRDIVIALRGTATCLEWAENMRDLLVQIPGEDDSVQGQGQPKVECGFLSLYKTRGAHVPSLAESVVQEIQRLMEVYKGETLSITVTGHSLGAALAVLVADELSTCDFEVPPLAVFSFGGPRVGNRGFANRIKQNNVKVLRIVNSQDVITRVPGMFVSEELDQKLRNTKMGGVLNVLDKMPWAYSHVGTELRVDTKQSPYLKPNADVACCHDLEAYLHLVDGFLASNSPFRANAKRSLLKLVHEQGSNVKKLYTRKAPALNLNLERDRMPMSPCLPSPS; encoded by the coding sequence ATGCAGATTGGTGCTACGCTCCCGGCTCAGAACCTCCACCTCTTTCAGGCGAGGCGTGCCAGCTTTAAATGTAGTGGATCGCCTTTGAACCCTTTAACCAAGCGTCCTCCTTCTGCAAAGCCTCTGCAAAGGGTCGCAAACATCGAAATGACTCGGCTTCACCTCTCCAACCTTGAAAAACTGCTTCAGAAGCAAGAACAGCCTCCTCTGTCCCAACCAGTTGAGAAAATTTCCAGTGATGGGTTGCCAGAGAACAAGGGAAGAGGTCTGTTAGAAGGCCTGAGCTTGGCCAGACTCTGGCCGGAGATGAAGGCGACAGAGGAAATGTCGCCGCGCCATATGAACCGCCTCCAGCGGCTTCTATCGAAATCGCAGGAGTATTCTCCAAGAAATACTCTCGGCGGGCGGTGGCGCGAGTACCATGGCAGCAAAGACTGGTCCGGCATGCTCGACCCTCTCGACGAGAATCTCCGGCGAGAGGTGGTGCGATACGGCGAGTTCGTGCAAGCCGCGTACCATTCATTCCACTCCAACCCCGCCATGTCAGCGGAGGAACCTCCCCTTCCTCGCCATGTAACGCTTCCGGATAGGGCCTATAGAGTAACGAAGAGCCTCTACGCCACTTCATCAGTAGGGTTGCCGGACTGGGTTGACGACGTGGCTCCCGATCTCGGGTGGATGACCCAGCGGTCGAGTTGGATGGGCTACGTGGCGGTCTGCGAGGACCGAAGGGAGATCGCAAGGATGGGGCGTAGAGACATAGTCATCGCCCTCCGTGGAACCGCCACGTGTCTAGAATGGGCGGAGAACATGAGGGACTTACTGGTCCAAATCCCGGGTGAAGATGACTCAGTCCAGGGCCAGGGGCAACCCAAGGTGGAGTGCGGGTTCTTGAGCCTGTACAAGACTCGTGGAGCTCACGTGCCGAGCCTAGCAGAGTCCGTGGTCCAAGAGATACAGCGGCTGATGGAGGTATACAAGGGCGAGACCCTCAGCATCACAGTGACCGGGCACAGCCTTGGTGCGGCCCTAGCCGTGTTAGTAGCCGACGAGTTGAGTACCTGTGACTTCGAGGTGCCCCCACTAGCGGTTTTCTCCTTTGGAGGGCCTCGAGTGGGCAACAGAGGCTTCGCCAATCGCATTAAACAAAACAACGTCAAAGTTCTACGTATAGTAAATTCTCAGGACGTGATAACCAGAGTCCCAGGAATGTTTGTAAGTGAAGAACTTGACCAGAAGTTGAGAAACACAAAAATGGGCGGAGTCCTCAATGTGCTGGACAAGATGCCATGGGCATATTCGCACGTAGGGACAGAGCTCAGAGTGGATACCAAACAATCGCCTTATCTGAAGCCCAATGCCGACGTAGCATGTTGTCATGACTTGGAGGCCTACCTGCACTTAGTGGATGGATTCTTGGCTTCCAACAGTCCATTTAGAGCAAATGCGAAGAGGAGTTTACTAAAGCTGGTACACGAGCAGGGCTCTAATGTGAAAAAACTGTACACAAGGAAGGCCCCGGCCTTGAATTTGAATCTTGAAAGGGATAGAATGCCCATGTCTCCCTGTTTGCCCAGCCCATCCTGA